From Microcystis aeruginosa NIES-2549, a single genomic window includes:
- a CDS encoding chromosome segregation ATPase has protein sequence MSKGKELTKNLVKRESIDSLTRWPEKTKSFLFLFWYRYQHRFTWKVWAALFVVVFGGVGFLATWQLFNMQKSPNCPKIFWPVASASLRLYCAQLSADSRTVAGLLEAIALVEALPEDHPLRSQVNQQVEEWARDILNLAEKDYQAGNLEQAIAKARQIPNNMAVAAIIEERIAKWQGTWTEGNDIVSKLEENLRASNWNQSFRLAVDLLNLNNEYWATVKYNEALAKITVAREDSSKLDNAFNLFARGGLDNWFKVIEEARKIQASSYAYQEAQKLIGKTEDKLQEYAERLIERKQWQALRDLANESPKDLKIKADVSDWSVLSEAALDAETGTVDGLEAGILGLEKIDPSRPLHQTALAMRERWQLQVQDVKILSEARDLAQAGTIEQYSAAIAKAGEVPPNNPLWSQAQQEIGSWNRQIQVIEDRPILERAQEIALPGDINSLSSAIIQARAIGKNRALYRDAQREIRGWQVRIERMEDQPILDQAQALANLEDYSTAIETANQIPPGRALSSEASQNIRRWRRELRARQNLQQANQLAATGTAEGLTRAIALVTNISTKTDAGVQRTELLERWSYQLLSLATDQANNGRYLEAIRLAESVSRESTAYSSARSQMQGWRNILQPPAPPPIVESTPLSPESPIETPSPGQ, from the coding sequence ATGTCTAAAGGAAAAGAATTAACCAAAAATCTAGTCAAACGAGAATCGATTGACTCCCTGACTCGTTGGCCAGAGAAAACTAAATCTTTTCTTTTTCTCTTTTGGTACCGATACCAGCATCGTTTCACCTGGAAAGTTTGGGCGGCTTTATTTGTGGTGGTCTTTGGCGGTGTTGGCTTTCTCGCCACTTGGCAGTTATTCAATATGCAGAAGTCGCCCAATTGCCCGAAAATCTTCTGGCCTGTCGCTTCTGCTTCCCTGCGTCTCTACTGCGCTCAACTTTCCGCCGATAGTCGCACCGTGGCAGGTTTACTCGAAGCAATTGCCCTGGTGGAAGCTTTACCCGAAGACCATCCCTTACGCTCGCAAGTTAATCAACAGGTGGAAGAATGGGCGCGAGATATCCTGAATTTGGCGGAAAAAGACTATCAAGCGGGAAATTTAGAGCAAGCAATCGCTAAAGCTCGTCAAATCCCCAATAATATGGCAGTAGCGGCAATTATTGAAGAAAGAATCGCTAAGTGGCAAGGAACTTGGACGGAAGGCAACGATATCGTAAGCAAACTAGAGGAAAATCTCCGCGCTTCCAACTGGAATCAATCTTTCCGTCTAGCAGTGGATTTATTAAACTTAAATAACGAATATTGGGCAACGGTTAAATATAATGAAGCACTCGCTAAAATTACCGTCGCCCGGGAAGATAGCAGTAAATTAGATAATGCCTTTAATCTCTTTGCCCGGGGCGGTCTCGACAATTGGTTCAAAGTCATCGAAGAAGCTAGAAAAATTCAAGCCAGCAGTTATGCCTATCAGGAGGCACAAAAATTAATCGGGAAAACCGAGGATAAACTGCAAGAATACGCCGAAAGATTAATTGAGCGGAAGCAATGGCAAGCTCTCAGGGATTTGGCTAACGAAAGCCCCAAAGACCTCAAAATTAAAGCAGATGTCAGCGATTGGTCTGTCTTGTCCGAAGCGGCCTTAGATGCGGAAACTGGCACAGTGGACGGATTGGAAGCTGGCATACTGGGACTAGAAAAAATCGACCCTTCTCGACCCCTCCATCAAACGGCCCTGGCGATGAGGGAGCGCTGGCAGTTACAGGTACAGGATGTAAAAATACTGTCTGAGGCTAGAGATTTAGCACAAGCAGGTACGATCGAACAGTATAGCGCCGCTATCGCGAAAGCGGGCGAGGTTCCCCCGAATAATCCCCTCTGGTCGCAAGCACAGCAGGAAATTGGCTCTTGGAATCGTCAAATACAAGTGATTGAAGACCGGCCGATTTTAGAACGCGCCCAAGAAATTGCTCTCCCCGGCGATATTAATTCCCTCAGTAGCGCTATTATTCAGGCCCGGGCCATTGGTAAAAATCGGGCCTTATACCGAGATGCTCAACGGGAAATTCGCGGCTGGCAAGTGCGGATTGAACGCATGGAGGATCAACCCATTTTAGATCAGGCTCAAGCTTTGGCCAATCTCGAAGACTATAGCACAGCCATCGAAACTGCCAATCAAATTCCCCCCGGTCGCGCTCTTTCCTCGGAAGCGTCCCAAAATATCCGTCGTTGGCGCCGAGAGTTGCGGGCCCGTCAAAATCTCCAGCAGGCTAATCAATTAGCGGCGACGGGAACCGCAGAAGGTTTAACCCGGGCGATTGCTTTAGTTACCAATATTTCCACTAAAACCGATGCGGGTGTGCAACGGACTGAATTGCTGGAACGTTGGAGTTATCAGCTTTTGTCTTTAGCCACAGACCAAGCTAATAATGGTCGTTATCTGGAAGCTATTCGCCTTGCTGAATCCGTATCGCGGGAAAGTACCGCCTACAGTTCGGCTCGCTCCCAAATGCAAGGCTGGCGCAATATTCTCCAACCCCCGGCCCCACCGCCAATAGTTGAATCGACTCCCCTTTCCCCAGAGTCCCCGATAGAAACACCAAGTCCGGGTCAATAA